The genomic segment ACTAATTTGCAAGCACAATACCTCAATAGTTACAGACTGCATGTACAGAATTCCACACAAGCATAAGCCTTATATAGACAGTCCAGCCAGAGAATCTGTCTTCACACATCTGTAATCAAATGTGTGCTTTTAAAACCTGGCAACATGATAGAGATCATGACACCAAACTGACCTTATGAAAGTATGGTACAAGCTCAATGTCTGGCTATTTAGCAGAATCATAACTTGCATATTCTGTAAATGACTGGCCTTATTTCCAACCGCACAACCGCCCATAAGTACTTAGTTGCTGCCAACTTTGGGGCAggtaaccaaccaaccaaacacaTCAAGATTGCCCCCAGCTGCAGGAAAACAAATGCTATCTTTTTTAAAACTGTAGTAATATGGCCCCACTATAATGTTAGGTTAAAGTATTACAGAGGTTTATAAATGCATTGTATGGTCCTACCGTGGAGAATTGAACCCACTGTCAACAGTGATGCTGCTGCTGTCCATGCTGTCCAGTCTAGCGGAATGTGTGGCCCTCTGGTTGTTGCTGTTTTCAGTTTCCTTTGGAGTGAGGAGGGTGAGATTTTTCTCAAACTTCCTTTGCAGGTCTCTTTCCTTTTCCCGCTCAAGAAGCCACTGCATAGTATCCACGTCATCCCTATTCTTCTCTTCTTCGGCATTTTTGTTTGTCCCTTCGTCAGAATCATCGTCATCAGATACGTTGTAATAATCAAACGAAGCTTCCTGGTTCCCAGCTGACTCTTGTTGTCTCTGTGAAACAGGAATAACTTGTGTAACAGAGGTCACCATTGTTTGTTCAAGTTTGTCACATCTGCTTGGCAATGTGTCTGACGGAGTCTTTTGATGAGGTTTTAGTAGTGGCACACTGGGCTTATGGAAACTGTTCACAGACAGGGTACTGTGGAGAGGCTTAAAGAGTGTGTCTTTGCTAAATATTTCTTTCCTCTTGTCAAGGCTAGTGGATTCTGTGTTGTGATGCTGAACCAGTCGGCCATTTGCAATGACTTCAGGGGCTTGGCTGGTAGCAATTAGCCCACCACTACTGTTTGGCCCTTTAGGCGACTCCTCTTTGTGTACTCCTGGGTCTCTGGCTATGTGTTTTGACTGTCTCTCTGAAGGAGACACTTTTTTAATACTATCAGTCAGAGTCACTGTGTCATGATCATCTTTATTTTTCCCCAAAGGTGATGGAGCAGTAAGTACAGTCTCACTAGACGTGTTACACTGAAAATAATCATCAGTGGCTGATTTTGTTGCACAAGAATTGAGCTCACCATAGGTTGGTAAATTCTCTGCTGACTTGTTTTGTTCCAACAAGCTACAGGGAGTGTCTGCATTGCCACCTGTCTTTTCGGGTTTAACTACCTCTTtgtagtttgcagatgacatcagaGCCCTTTGATGACTAAGCGACTGTGAAGGCCTTAAGGTGCTATCATCAATGTAGGTTTGGCTAGCTGTTTGGTCATCTTGGCTGCAAGCTTCAGCTATCTCTTCAGGAGTCCCTAAAGAAACAGCACCCAGGGGTCCTTTAGAGTTATCCATTGATCGAGACCGCTCCTTGGCTTTATTAGACCTCTCATTTCTTGATCGTCGGTCCTGCGTATGGCTGTGGCTTCGATGGACCTTAGAATGGGAGCTTCCCCTCGATGGTTCAGGAAAAGGCATCTCAGTTCTTCTTTTGGCTAGTTCACCAGAAACATCCCATTCAGGTGTCATTGGAAAATGAGATTCAAGAACATTAGGACTGCTGTGCATGATAAAGTTGTCCCTTTTGTGTTCTATTATGAAGCAGCCTTCCCGTGGGGACCTAGTGACGGGGTCATAGAAATCATAGTCTCTTTCACCTGGTACATCCAGATGGGAACCCTCTGAAGGATCTCCTTTAGAGACTCGAGTTTTGCTGTGTGACCGAGATTTTCCATGAGACTTTCTATGACTTCTACTTTTTTTACTTCTTGCACTATGGTGAGCTGAACTTCCAGCCTTGCTTCGCTGAGCCTTTTCTTCTTCAAGTTTTTTCATTAGTGCAGTGTGCCTCATAACGTTTTCCACAGTCAAATCTGGGTTAATACGCCTAATAATCTCCATCTCTACCTCCCTAGGTATAGTGGTAGGAGTGTCTTCATCCCTCAAAGGCCATTCCTCAGGAGGAAACTGGGCAGAAAAATTGGCCAGTTGCTTTGTCTTGTCCTTTTTGAAACTTAGACGAAATAATTTTAGCCCAAATTTTTTAGACTGCTTCTCTCCATCTTTAGGCTTTGTAAGTGTCTCGGTTTTATATGAAAAATTTACAGTACTTTTACTTTTTTCAGTGGGTGGCACCTGGCACAGAGAAGGGGGGCAATAGGAGTCCTTGCAGTCTTTTGCCGATTTCCTCTGTAGGGTAGAGGCATGCATACTGTGCATGTCTTCTCTACAACAATGGCAAGAGTCGCAGTGGTTTTTGGGTAACGTTCTGTCCCTGACACAGCCTGAGGTGGAAGGAGTTATAGTTCCTTGCTGTGGAGAGGTACACTGAGACCGGTCAGGTATCCTCTCATCAAGATGGTACCATTTACTGTTAGTTCTTATAAGAGATGGTGTTATAAAATATGTCTGTGGAGTCACAATGAAGTAGCCATCAGGCGTTGGGTATATTTTCCTCTCTCGGACAAGCATGTTTAAGGTATGACGAAGGATTTCTGGGCTTGGAGTTGGAACACCTAAAAAAAAAGTATCTTATGAATGAGTTTTATCATGGAAAAATAAACAGAACTGTCATTTTAAGCCTGCAATGTTAGACTTTGACAAAATTTCAGCGTTAGTGCGCCAGGCAAAGATCTGATGTCAAATGAGATGTACTGTCAAGAGATTTGTGAATGGATTCCTCCCAGGTATTTTAAGAGGATAAACAGCAGCCATTGGGGATAGGAAAGTGGACTATGATCCTTTCCCAGTGCACCATTTTCTCAACCCCACTCAGCTCCCTGGAGCAGCTATTCTCCTGTGAACAGGATATTTGTTCACAGACCTCCCAACAACATGGGTAGTTTTGTCAGCTTGTTTGTCCACTTACTTCTTGTGCTTCAGGTTATTAACTGGAAAAGAGAAAGCATTAGTGAAATGTGAAAACACATTTATAAAATGTTTTTGGTCAACTTTAAAGGACAAAAATCATAGCTTCCAAACACCCAGAAAAACATTGCAGGGTATCTATTAACTCCTCATCATTTCTGGCAAAGTATTTATATTCTAATTATCTGAACATACCCCTTCCTTGAAAATAAAGTTATAGTAGAAAGGGGCAAAGTTCTCCTGTTCTTGCCTTCAAAAATTAGGttaccttttccttttaaaacctcaTTAACTCTAAAACAGTATCTTTTACAGAAACTTCAGTGCAACACAGACATCACATTCCAAGGAAAAGGGTTATTCCATTGTCAGGCAAAAGTTAGGTCTGGTCCATATAAGCAGCAAAATCAGATGGTAAAGAAGACACAGAACAGCCCAGTTACTATCTGATACCAGACAAAATATGCAAGTCACACACTACGGCAATTGCTCtatggcagtctttctcaactttttttaccgttgagaaacccttgaaacattattcaggctttgagaaaccccagaagtgacatgatcatgcagaatatagttgggaagcttGGCTGCGTATACACCTACCCAGAAGCCCTCCTCTTCCcgtctcctccaggcccatcatcgatcattttgggaggggtggatgggtcgacatgatcatatatggtcgtatcacccaataaatgtttaacaaatataatatatatattaaaattaattaactcccacccattcaggaaacccttccaggattgtcaagaaatcccagagtttcacgaaaccctggttgagaaaacctgctctatggTTACCAAGTCCCATTCAAGGGAGGATTGTTAACTCTGGAGTAGGAAATTTCTGCAAAGTTGAAGAAGTCTGGGGAGGATGTGCCATAAAGCCACACAGTCCAACTTCCAAACCaaccattatctccaggggaactggtatctatcatttggagatcagttgtaattccaggatatctccagtccctacctggaatttggcaatgCTAAGGCTAGGTTCTGGTAATCAACTACAAAACCCTTGAACTAGCATACCTGCAGAACTGACTCTCTTGCTCCGCTCCACTATGACAGCTTCACTCATTTGAGCAAAGTCTTCTGAAGGTACTACCTGGAGATGGGCAAAACCAGTGACTGTTCTGTATTCCCTGTGATGGTTTCCCACCATATGCAACAACCTGCCGGAGAAGCTCAGGAAGGCCCCCACACTTCCCACAGAATGTTCAAAACAGGAAAGTTTAAGAGGGCATCCTTACAGGGGTTAGAACTGAAGTACAAGGAAACAACCCAGGAAATTGCTATTATTAGGGAATAAATTGTAGTCTGTTGCAATATATTGTGTTCTATGTTTGCAATCTACTTTCTGTATTAAGACATGTCATAATTTACACACCTTTGGACTGATTTCTATTGGGCGTGTCATGCAATCTGATtgaattgtttttatgttttataatctgccttgagtcttggTAGGAAaggtaaatgaagcaaataaaataaataaaacaaccacCAGAGAAACTATGCAGCTGAGATACGAAATGCTTCAACTAATTACTTCCACACTTATTAAAACACAGAATAACTTTTCAAATTAACCCTATATACTTAAGTACATTCCATGACATGAAATGGTTTAGTATGGATGTAGCTTTTTTCATCAAATAGCCTATTTCAAGTTCGACTGCTACCATATGCCATAAACAGGGTTCTTTTAGATCACTTTTTAGTCCACCAAAAATGCACAAGAGAAAGTAACAATGAGATAACTTACTAAAACTGCATTAGGATGTAGGATTTTCTGGTTCAAAACCATCTTAGTGTAACTGAAAATTCAGTTAGTTGAAAACAGCTTCATTACCACATAAAGTTGTTAAACTAAACCCATTCTCTACTATCTGTCCTGAAAGCTCCAAGAGGTTAATAAAGTTATAAACAGGTCCACTGACTTTATAAATGTTGAAAAGCAGAAGCAGAAATTACATATAATTATACAGAGTTGAATCCAGATAGCTTTTTCACTCAATTCCCTTTTTTATAATCTATATAATTTCTGTCTGTGTAAGTCCTAAGATGTCCAGCATAGGCTTTCTGAAGGACTCCtccacttctttttttttccagccgCAGAAAAGTTGGCTTCATTCCGattaaaacaaagaagaaagataGCTGAAGGTATAACAAAAGTTTTAAACATTATAGTTAATcaagaaacaacaacaatacagagATCAGAAAAGATGGAAACCAAGAGAAGGATGAATGAAACGATACTTCCTACAACTAAACCTAAATCTGTGACATCAAATATAGGGGACCTTTATAATAAATATTGAAGAGCTGCTATGAAAATTGGAGGACAGAAAGGAAGGTGACAATCTGCCAGTATTTCTGGaaaatttattttcagattgAGTTTGTCCAAACATATAGAATAGAATGAGAaaatgctggctggatccaacccatagaaAATAAATTCAGAGAATAAAAAGAGACAGACAAGGGAATCTGTCCTTCATGTCTAATTGGGAAGGAAAACACACTACTTTTGAACAATTCACTCCCCAAACTAGCAAAGGGTGAACTCCCTCAGCACACTTTGTAATTAGTCTATATTTTCAAGATTTCTTAAAGAAAGGGCTAAAGGCCTTTCCAAGAAAAATTTCTAGTAAAGTGAATCTCACAGCAAAGTAGAAATTTCAACATCTGGACCATAAATAAAACCAGTAAGAGGTGGTGGGAGATTGCATTCATTGTGCACCTGATTGGCCGCCCatccaacagccaatcaggtgGCCTGTCCCGCACCTGGCCGCATCCCCGTCAacttcttccacgtggaagaagtgccagcctgttCTACCATGTGGACGCCTGGCTGCTGAGtgagctgggaaggagggctggtgggcCTGGGCCCACGGTGTGGGTGAGAGTCAGCCAGGCGGTGCATGAAACATATGGCAATGCCAACACCTAATTGCTAGTAGAATTTTAATTTCCTTTATTctgaaattaattcattttactgGGTTTAAACACTTACTTATGGCATTAACTTTTCAGCAATTTGAATCTCATCAACTGTGATTAGGTAAATAGTTCAAAACAAAAGtggaattattttttatttctgaaaaCATCTTGAAAGCTAGCAAAATACTGCCCATAGCCCATCACATTCTGGTATACATTTACAGAAGGAGAGAGAATTAAGAATTTAATACAACTTCAACATCATATAGAATTCACAGTGCCATCCAAACTAGAAATCTGATTGGTTATTTCCCCTTATCTTCCTTTAAGTAAATGTGCATACTTCATCTTCAAAAGACTCTCCATTTCACCAGTAAATTCTTCCAAGAATAATGACAAAAAGAACTTAGAGAAGCTagaatttaaaatattgcttGACAGCAGTGGTGTTATTTAAGATTATGTAGTGCTTTAATAATTCAAAAGCAAAATCTGTCTGGACACTGAATCACCAGACATGTACACTTTCTGCATCTCAAGAGAGCATACTGTGCGCTCCGCTGAGCTTCCAGACTGAAGATTATGTCTTGTTCGCCTCTCACAAAAGAAGACTGACCTAAGGTGAACTCAGTTAAATGTAAGATACGTTTCAAGCTGCTACATGTAAATCGGATGCAATTTAGAAAGAAAATGCATATGAATCCTTCTTCTGGCCAGAAAGAAACAGGGCAACTGCTAGAAGAGAATGGGCCATTGGATACTTATTTTGAAGGATCCTTCTCCTCTGAAgtaaggaggacatcttggtgggtaaTTCCCACCTTCCATTCAGGTAAGCAGGAATAAAGTCTTTCTACTTTCTGTCTCCTGGTGGGAGTCACCCATCTCCTCAGTTCAGGCAACCTAGAAGTCAGTTAACAAACATAACTATGGAA from the Paroedura picta isolate Pp20150507F chromosome 10, Ppicta_v3.0, whole genome shotgun sequence genome contains:
- the STOX2 gene encoding storkhead-box protein 2 isoform X3, with the translated sequence MAGGMEKFLQIAPHSLAVVLRPCAGRREEEAAAAASQTGRGAAGRALGRHRIGYEIFADFKQENLQHFWNAKVTAAVAETFFLGWLDEQVLLIQGREEHLEALREGWARHSLQPPAGFRIQGLGDVSPISMSPISQSQFIPLGEILCLAISAMNSSRKQVTQEALMEHLTTCFPGVPTPSPEILRHTLNMLVRERKIYPTPDGYFIVTPQTYFITPSLIRTNSKWYHLDERIPDRSQCTSPQQGTITPSTSGCVRDRTLPKNHCDSCHCCREDMHSMHASTLQRKSAKDCKDSYCPPSLCQVPPTEKSKSTVNFSYKTETLTKPKDGEKQSKKFGLKLFRLSFKKDKTKQLANFSAQFPPEEWPLRDEDTPTTIPREVEMEIIRRINPDLTVENVMRHTALMKKLEEEKAQRSKAGSSAHHSARSKKSRSHRKSHGKSRSHSKTRVSKGDPSEGSHLDVPGERDYDFYDPVTRSPREGCFIIEHKRDNFIMHSSPNVLESHFPMTPEWDVSGELAKRRTEMPFPEPSRGSSHSKVHRSHSHTQDRRSRNERSNKAKERSRSMDNSKGPLGAVSLGTPEEIAEACSQDDQTASQTYIDDSTLRPSQSLSHQRALMSSANYKEVVKPEKTGGNADTPCSLLEQNKSAENLPTYGELNSCATKSATDDYFQCNTSSETVLTAPSPLGKNKDDHDTVTLTDSIKKVSPSERQSKHIARDPGVHKEESPKGPNSSGGLIATSQAPEVIANGRLVQHHNTESTSLDKRKEIFSKDTLFKPLHSTLSVNSFHKPSVPLLKPHQKTPSDTLPSRCDKLEQTMVTSVTQVIPVSQRQQESAGNQEASFDYYNVSDDDDSDEGTNKNAEEEKNRDDVDTMQWLLEREKERDLQRKFEKNLTLLTPKETENSNNQRATHSARLDSMDSSSITVDSGFNSPRTRESLASNTSSIVESNRRQNPALSPAHGGAGPVFSYRAAADPPTSEAEKLQKPANCLQASVTSV
- the STOX2 gene encoding storkhead-box protein 2 isoform X2 is translated as MKKTRSTTLRRAWPSSDFSDRASDRMRSRSEKDYRLHKHFPPAFLSQASRGYMTSGDVSPISMSPISQSQFIPLGEILCLAISAMNSSRKQVTQEALMEHLTTCFPGVPTPSPEILRHTLNMLVRERKIYPTPDGYFIVTPQTYFITPSLIRTNSKWYHLDERIPDRSQCTSPQQGTITPSTSGCVRDRTLPKNHCDSCHCCREDMHSMHASTLQRKSAKDCKDSYCPPSLCQVPPTEKSKSTVNFSYKTETLTKPKDGEKQSKKFGLKLFRLSFKKDKTKQLANFSAQFPPEEWPLRDEDTPTTIPREVEMEIIRRINPDLTVENVMRHTALMKKLEEEKAQRSKAGSSAHHSARSKKSRSHRKSHGKSRSHSKTRVSKGDPSEGSHLDVPGERDYDFYDPVTRSPREGCFIIEHKRDNFIMHSSPNVLESHFPMTPEWDVSGELAKRRTEMPFPEPSRGSSHSKVHRSHSHTQDRRSRNERSNKAKERSRSMDNSKGPLGAVSLGTPEEIAEACSQDDQTASQTYIDDSTLRPSQSLSHQRALMSSANYKEVVKPEKTGGNADTPCSLLEQNKSAENLPTYGELNSCATKSATDDYFQCNTSSETVLTAPSPLGKNKDDHDTVTLTDSIKKVSPSERQSKHIARDPGVHKEESPKGPNSSGGLIATSQAPEVIANGRLVQHHNTESTSLDKRKEIFSKDTLFKPLHSTLSVNSFHKPSVPLLKPHQKTPSDTLPSRCDKLEQTMVTSVTQVIPVSQRQQESAGNQEASFDYYNVSDDDDSDEGTNKNAEEEKNRDDVDTMQWLLEREKERDLQRKFEKNLTLLTPKETENSNNQRATHSARLDSMDSSSITVDSGFNSPRTRESLASNTSSIVESNRRQNPALSPAHGGAGPVFSYRAAADPPTSEAEKLQKPANCLQASVTSV
- the STOX2 gene encoding storkhead-box protein 2 isoform X4 produces the protein MSPISQSQFIPLGEILCLAISAMNSSRKQVTQEALMEHLTTCFPGVPTPSPEILRHTLNMLVRERKIYPTPDGYFIVTPQTYFITPSLIRTNSKWYHLDERIPDRSQCTSPQQGTITPSTSGCVRDRTLPKNHCDSCHCCREDMHSMHASTLQRKSAKDCKDSYCPPSLCQVPPTEKSKSTVNFSYKTETLTKPKDGEKQSKKFGLKLFRLSFKKDKTKQLANFSAQFPPEEWPLRDEDTPTTIPREVEMEIIRRINPDLTVENVMRHTALMKKLEEEKAQRSKAGSSAHHSARSKKSRSHRKSHGKSRSHSKTRVSKGDPSEGSHLDVPGERDYDFYDPVTRSPREGCFIIEHKRDNFIMHSSPNVLESHFPMTPEWDVSGELAKRRTEMPFPEPSRGSSHSKVHRSHSHTQDRRSRNERSNKAKERSRSMDNSKGPLGAVSLGTPEEIAEACSQDDQTASQTYIDDSTLRPSQSLSHQRALMSSANYKEVVKPEKTGGNADTPCSLLEQNKSAENLPTYGELNSCATKSATDDYFQCNTSSETVLTAPSPLGKNKDDHDTVTLTDSIKKVSPSERQSKHIARDPGVHKEESPKGPNSSGGLIATSQAPEVIANGRLVQHHNTESTSLDKRKEIFSKDTLFKPLHSTLSVNSFHKPSVPLLKPHQKTPSDTLPSRCDKLEQTMVTSVTQVIPVSQRQQESAGNQEASFDYYNVSDDDDSDEGTNKNAEEEKNRDDVDTMQWLLEREKERDLQRKFEKNLTLLTPKETENSNNQRATHSARLDSMDSSSITVDSGFNSPRTRESLASNTSSIVESNRRQNPALSPAHGGAGPVFSYRAAADPPTSEAEKLQKPANCLQASVTSV
- the STOX2 gene encoding storkhead-box protein 2 isoform X1, which gives rise to MAGGMEKFLQIAPHSLAVVLRPCAGRREEEAAAAASQTGRGAAGRALGRHRIGYEIFADFKQENLQHFWNAKVTAAVAETFFLGWLDEQVLLIQGREEHLEALREGWARHSLQPPAGFRIQGLGDVSPISMSPISQSQFIPLGEILCLAISAMNSSRKQVTQEALMEHLTTCFPGVPTPSPEILRHTLNMLVRERKIYPTPDGYFIVTPQTYFITPSLIRTNSKWYHLDERIPDRSQCTSPQQGTITPSTSGCVRDRTLPKNHCDSCHCCREDMHSMHASTLQRKSAKDCKDSYCPPSLCQVPPTEKSKSTVNFSYKTETLTKPKDGEKQSKKFGLKLFRLSFKKDKTKQLANFSAQFPPEEWPLRDEDTPTTIPREVEMEIIRRINPDLTVENVMRHTALMKKLEEEKAQRSKAGSSAHHSARSKKSRSHRKSHGKSRSHSKTRVSKGDPSEGSHLDVPGERDYDFYDPVTRSPREGCFIIEHKRDNFIMHSSPNVLESHFPMTPEWDVSGELAKRRTEMPFPEPSRGSSHSKVHRSHSHTQDRRSRNERSNKAKERSRSMDNSKGPLGAVSLGTPEEIAEACSQDDQTASQTYIDDSTLRPSQSLSHQRALMSSANYKEVVKPEKTGGNADTPCSLLEQNKSAENLPTYGELNSCATKSATDDYFQCNTSSETVLTAPSPLGKNKDDHDTVTLTDSIKKVSPSERQSKHIARDPGVHKEESPKGPNSSGGLIATSQAPEVIANGRLVQHHNTESTSLDKRKEIFSKDTLFKPLHSTLSVNSFHKPSVPLLKPHQKTPSDTLPSRCDKLEQTMVTSVTQVIPVSQRQQESAGNQEASFDYYNVSDDDDSDEGTNKNAEEEKNRDDVDTMQWLLEREKERDLQRKFEKNLTLLTPKETENSNNQRATHSARLDSMDSSSITVDSGFNSPRHPDTIPVLDLCWFVFTDLQVTFLELTRPAARVSEQLMKDDNGPP